A window of Streptomyces sp. NBC_01241 genomic DNA:
CCGGATACGCTGACTTGAGTGATGACAGCGACACATCGACATTCCGTGTGATCGTCAGCAGACAGGAGATCCCCTCGTGACCGTCGTCGGGCCGTTCGGACTGAGCGTGCGGGACCACGCTCTTGAGGCCGATGTCCAGGCCGGTTTGGCTGCTGTCGAGTCGGGTCTGCTCGACGCCACCAAGAGCGGCGTGCCCTTCATCACAGAGGCCGCGCAGCATCTCGTGCACGCCGGGGGCAAGCGGTTCAGGCCGCTGCTGGCCATGCTGGCCGCCCAGTTCGGCGACCCCGACGCACCGGGTGTCGTGCCCGCGGCCGTCGTCGTCGAGCTGACACATCTCGCGACGCTCTACCACGACGACGTGATGGACGAGGCGGACGTACGCCGCGGCGTCGACAGCGCCAACACCCGCTGGGGCAACTCGGTGGCCGTCCTGACCGGCGACTTCCTGTTCGCCCGTGCCTCGCACATACTGGCCGACCTCGGTCCGGAGGCCGTACGCATTCAGGCGGAGGCGTTCGAGCGGCTGGTCACCGGCCAGATCCTGGAGACCGCAGGCCCGGTCGACGGGCGCGACCCGGTCGAGCACTACCTCGACGTGATGCGCGGCAAGACCGGCTCGCTGATCGCCGTGGCCTGCCGGTTCGGCGCGATGATGTCCGGTGCGGACGAGTCGGCCGTCGACATCCTCACCCAGTACGGGGAGCGGCTCGGCGTCGCCTTCCAGCTCGCCGACGACGTACTCGACATCGCCTCCGACTCCCACGAGTCCGGCAAGACCCCCGGCACCGACCTGCGCGAAGGCATCCCGACGCTCCCCGTGCTCCACCTGCGGGCCCGGGCGGCGGCCGAGGGCAAGCCGGACGACCTGGAGCTCGTCGAACTGCTCGACGGCGACCTGAGCGACGACACCCGGCACGCCGAGGTGCTGCGCAGGCTGCGCGCCCACCCGGCGCTGGAGCACGCCCGACGGGACACCATCCGGTACGCGCAGGAGGCGCGCACGACGCTGGCGCCGCTGCCCGAGGGCTATGCGAAGTCCGCGCTGGAGGAGATGTGCGACGCGGTGGTGCACCGCGCGGGCTGAGAGCCCGTCCCAGCCGCTGTGCACCGCCCTCGCGGTGATCGGGCGGGCGCCGAGGCCGAACGCCTGCTCACCGGGCGGGGGGCGACAGCGGCCCGGCCCGACCGGACCGGGGCGCGGTCCGGATGTGCCTTTGGCCCCTGCTGGGGCCGGGAAGTGGCGCTTCACCCGGCTCGGCGCCGGCGCCTGGCAGGCGCCGCCGATGTGACCGCGCGGAAAGCGGGCGCCCCTGGCGCCGTATTCCGGGCATGGCCGTGCCTCGGTCCGGCGGGACTTCCTGCCGTCGACCGAGGCATGGCGCACGCACCGGAGACTGCGAGGGTCGCTGTCCCGGGCGTGTGAAGGACGTACGCGGCGCTGGCCGCCGATCACCCGCAGATGCCGGGGCGGCACTGCGACCGGCCCGCTCCCGGGACACGTTCGTACTCCGGGTGCGGGCCGGTCGTCAGCGCAGGCCGATGGTGACCGGGCCGCCCTGGGGGCTGAGGCCCTTCATCACGGACCACGGCACGCGGAAGACACGGCCGGGTGCGGCGGGCCACGGCAGGGTCCGTTCCGAGACGACCCGCCCGTTCTGACGGACGACGACGTGCGGGAACCGGATGGACCGGTCCGTCCACAGCAGCAGGCGCCCACGCGGGGGAGCCGGGTCACCCGGGCGCAGCAGCCCCGGTGCCACCCAGCGCAGCGGCGCATCGGCGAGGATGCGCAGGCCCGGGGCAGGCTCGCCGGTCCCGGTCAGCCATGCCTCGACCTGGTCGGCGACGTGCAGACCGTCGAGGGCTGCGATGTCGGCGGTGTCGACCGGGTGCAGGAGGTTGCCCGCGGCGAAGACGCCGGGGCGGCTGGTCCGCAGAGCGGTGTCGGTCAGCGGGCCGAGGGTTCCCGGGTCCAGGTCGAGTCCGCCGCTGCGGACGAGCTCGTTGTCGGGGATCCAGTCCCCGGTGAAGACCACGGTGTCGCAGGCGACGGTGCGCCGTGCACGGGTGTCGAGATTCTCGATCTCGACGGCCTCCACCCGGCCCTTGCCGATGATGCGGGTGACCCGGCTGCGGTTGGCGACGGGTACGCGCAGCAGGGCGCGGCCGGCGACGTTGAACGCGGCGTACGACTCCGTCCGGGGGTATTGGCTGACCATCAGCTCGGTTGCGCAGCCGGCTTCACGGAGGGTGACGGCGGCGGACCAGCTGACCAGTTCCCCTCCGACGATGACGGCCCGGCTGCCGACCGTGCCGTGGTGGAGGTGGACGATGTTCTGCAGCTGCCCGGTGGTGTAGACGCCCTGCGGCCGGTCACCGGGGATGCGCCGGGCCGCGCGGGGCCGTTCGCGCGCGCCGGTGGCGAGCACGATGGCCTTGGCCTCCACGCGCAGCCGCCCCTGCGGACCGGTGACCTCCACGGCCCGGTCGCCCGCCCAGTGGGTGACCATGGTCTCGGTGCGGATGGTGGCTCCGGCCGAAGTGGCCTGCTTGACGAGGTGGCGGGCGTACTTCGGGCCGGTCATGACCCGGCGCAGGTCCCGCAGGCCGTATCCGGTGTGGTCGCTGTGGCGGGGGATGCCTCCGGCGTCCTTCTCCCGGTCGAGTACCAGGACCTCGCCGCGTACGCGGGGCGCGAGGGCGGCGGCAGCCGTGAGACCGGCCGGGCCGCCCCCGATGATCAGGACGTCCGGAGTGAGTGTGGTGCTGGTCATCAGGAGTTCACCTCGGGCCGTGCCGGCGCGACGGCCGCGCCGCCGCAGCCGTCTTCGTTCAGGAGTCGGTTGACGGCCGCACCGCAGAAGAAGCCCTGGCAGCGGCCGTTCATGGCCCGGGTACGGCGACGCAGCCCCTCCAGGTTGCGCGCAGGCAGGGGAGATTGGAAGGCGTCGCGGATCTCTCCGGCGGTGACGCGCTCGCAGAAGCAGACGACCTTGCCGTACTCGGGATCGGCGGCGATGCGATCGGCGTCCTGGTAGGGACGCACGGTCGCTTCGCCGATGTTGGCCATCCGCGGAGGGCCGGGCAGTTCGGTGCGTGCGGTGAGTACGAGTCCGGCCTCTTCGAGCACCTCGTGGACGTGCTCGGCGACGGCCATGCCGGAGGTCAGCCCGGTCGAGCGGATTCCGCCGACGAGGAGGTACCGCTGTGAGGGGGTGGGCTCGATGAGATAGTCCCCGTGGTCGATGGCGGCCCGCAGCCCCGCGTACGAAGCGGTCACCTCCTCGGTGAGCAGCCGGGGCATGAGTCGCTCGCCCTTGTCCAGCAGGAAGGCGAAACCGTCCTCGGACGTTCCGGTCGCGGTGCGGTCGGTGAGGTCCTCCGAGGTGGGCCCCAGCATGACGTTGCCGTAGATGGTGGGGGAGATGAGCACTCCCTTGCCACGGGACGTGGGCACCGGCAGGACGATCTTGTCGACCAGCGGGCGGGCGAGCTTGTCGAAGACGAACAGCTCACCGCGGCGCGGGGTGACGGTGAACCGCTCATGGCCGAAGAGCCGGTCGATGCGGTCGGCGCCGAGGCCCGCCGCGTTGACCACCCAACGGGCCTCTACGGAGCCGCCCGTGGTGGTCAGCGTGGTGGAGTGGGTGTTCACCGAGACTGCGGTGACGGCATGGTTGAGCAGCACCTCGGTGCCGCGCTGCCTCGCGTCGGTGGCCAGGGCCAGGTTCGTGGTCCAGGTGCAGATGATCGACTCGTCGGGGACCGTGAGCCCGCCGAGGGCGCCGTCGCCGAGGGCCGGGATCAGCTCGTAGACCTTGTCCGCGCCGACGATCTGGCACCGGTCGTAACCGTTCTGTTCGGCCTTTTCCTTGAGACCGGGCAGGGCGGCCAGCTCCTCGGCGTTCCACGCGACGAGGATCGCGCCCGTGTGCTCGACCGGGATTCCGGTCGAGCGGGCGTACTCCGACAGCAGGTGATATCCGCGCTTGACGAGCCGGGACTCCAGCGTGCCCGGCTTGGCGTCGAATCCGGTGTGCAGGATCGCGGTGTTCGCCTTGCTGGTTCCGTCGCCGACGTCGTCGCGTGCCTCGACGAGCGCGACCGACAGTTGGTGGCCGGACAGGTCGCGGGCGATCGCCGAGCCGACGATGCCCGCGCCGATGACGACGACGTCGTAGACATGGTCCGGCTCGTGCGGTGTGGTGTCGGTCATCCGAGTTCTCCCTTGCGGGCGGTGGCCTCGGCGGCCGCCGCCCATGTACTGCGGTAGTGCGCGGCCCGGTCGGCCGACCAGACCGGTTCGTAGACGGTGACCGGGTTCCAGTCACCGACGGCTTCCTTGAGGCTCAGGCCCGGGGTGAGGGCCAGCCTGGCCAGCGCGGCCGCGCCGAGCGGGGTGGCGTGCGAGGACGCGTAGATGTCGAGCGGTACCTGAGCCAGATCGGCCTGGGCCTGCATCAGGGTGCGGCTGCGGGTCAGCCCGCCGTCCGCGCGCAGTCGGCTCAGCGGCGCACCGAGGTCGGTCTCGACCAGGCCGCACAGGGCGGCGACCTGGGCGGCGATGCCCTGCAGCACGGCGAGGACCAGGTGCTCCTTGCCGGTGGACAGGGTCATTCCGGTGAACGTGGCTGTTGCGTCGGGACGCCACCACGGTGCCGCGAGGCCCGCCAGGGCCGGTACGCACAGAGTGCCGTCCGACTCCTTCGCCGCTACGGCGTCGAGTTCGCTCGCGGACCCGATGAATCCCAGGTTCCGGATCCAGCGGACGGCCGACGCCGCGGTGTACACCTGGCCGTCCACGCAGTACGCCGTCTGCTCCGCGGTCCGCCAGGCCACCGAGGAGGTGAGCCCGGCCTGTGAACGCAGGGCGGTTTCACCGGTGTTGGCCAGCAGGAACGCTCCCGTGCCGTAGGTGCACTTCGCGGTTCCCCGCTCCAGGCAGCCCTCGGCGAGCAGAGCCGCCTGCTGGTCGACGACCAGGCCGGCGACCGGCACCTCGCGCCCGAAGGCACTGGTCGTGCCGACGACCTCGTCGCAGCCCACGATCCGCGGCAGCTTCTCGGAGCCGAGACCGAACAGATCCACCAGTTCCTGGTCCCAGGAGACCTCGTCGAGGCCCATCAGCAGCGACCGGCTCGCGGTCGAGGCATCGGTGACGAACTCGCCGGTCAGCTGGTACACCAGCCAGGTGTCAGTGGTCGTCACCACCCCTTCGGTGGTGACGTGTCGTCGCAGCCAGGCCATCTTCGGCGCCGAGAAGTACGAGTCGAGTACGAGCCCACTGCGCCGGGCCACCCACGGGGCGTGCTCGGCCAGAGCGGTACAGATCGACTCCGCCCTGCGGTCCTGCCAGACGATCGCCCGGGACAGCGGGGTGCCGGTGCGCGGGTCCCAGGCCAGCACGGTCTCGCCCTGGTTGGCCAGGGCGACCGCGTCCACGGGCCGGCCCGCGGCGGCGACGGCGCGCCGTCCCGCGTTGAGGACCGAGTCGAGCAGTTCTTGCGGGTCCTGCTCGACGCCGCCGCCGCTGAGGTAGGCCGGCCGCAACTCCTCCTCGGCGATGGCGATGGTCTTGCCCCGCTCGTCCACCACGATTGCCTTCGTACCGGAGGTGCCCTGGTCGATGGCCAGAATAGTGCTCATCGCTTGCTTTCCTTGGCGGTCGTGTTCGCCGTGCCCGGTGTGGCGGGGGCCGCGGTGACGTCGAGGGTCTCGTCGATGTTGATCATGTCCGGCATCGACATGCCGGACACACCGCGCCGGACCAGGAGGTAGGCGAGGTAGGCGGCCCCGAGGGCGAAGAGGACGAGGACGTAGAGCCAGGGGTCGCGGAACGACTGGTCACGGAAGATGAGGAGTTCGTATCCCAGCCACACGGAGGCGACCACGATGACCGGTATCTCCCAGCGCCCGAGGGAGAACCCCTGCGTGGGCGGCAGCGACTTCCGCTTGACGATGTACATGAGCACCGTGCCGGCGTAGATGATGGCGGGCAGCAGCGTGGCGGCGGAGAAGAGCGAGAACAGGGCGTCGGTCGAGACGGAGAAGCAGGCGAGGATCAGCTCCGCGACGACGAAGATGAACAGCGTGGCATTGAGCGGGGTGCCACGGGAGGGGTTGACCTTGCGCAGCGCCTGCCAGCCGGGGAAGCGCTCGTCGCGGGACATCGCCCACACCAGCCGGGTGCCGCTCATGGTGATGACCAGACCACAGGAGAAGATCGAGACCACGACGAGGACCAGGAGCGCCTTGCCGACCGTCGATCCGAGTACGGCGGTGATCACGGTGGCCACGGGGGTGGCGGACTGGGCGAGCTTCGCGGGGTCGTCGATGAGCGCGGTGATCGCCACGAGGAACAGGAATCCGAGGACGCCGAGGGAGAGCACGGCCTGGGCCATGGCCTTGGGGATCACCCGGGCCGGGTCCTTGGTCTCCTCGGCGAGGTTGGCCGCGGACTCGAATCCGACGATGGTGAAGGCGCCCAGCAGGAACGCGAGGGCGAACGGCCCCGCCTCGGTGGCGGTGCCCAGGGCGTAGTAGCCGTCGCTCGTGGCCGGCGCGGCGCTGAACAGCGTGGAGAAGTCGAGCTTGCCCGTGAACGCTCCGACGACGAAGAGCAGCACGGTCAGCGAGATCATGCCGATGAGCTGCACGGTCACGGCGACCTTGTTGACCTTGTGCGTCAGTTGCGTCGAGGCGGCCACGAGAATCGCCTGGAACAGGATGACCACGGCGGTGATCGCCCAGGCGTTCTGGATCGTCCCCTGGTACTGGAGAAGTTCCGGCAGGATCGTCGCGGCGACGGTGTAGTCCACCGCGACCACTACGACTCCGAGGAAGGAGAACGAGATCCAGCCCATGACCCAGCCCCAGACCGGGTTCACCAGCCGGGACACCCACTGGTAGGCGTATCCGTTGATGGGGATACGGGCGGCGAGAGCGCCGAAGACGAGCGCGACCGACAGCTGGCCGATGACGCTGATCGGCCAGGCGAAGATGCCGCGCGGGCCCGAACTGTTCAGCACGGAGCCGTAGGTGGTGAAGATGCCCGTGGCGATCGAGACGAAGCCGAAGGCCATGGCGAAGGAGGCGTACCGGCTCAGCTCCCGGCGCATCTCCTGCTTGTAGCCGGAGCCCGTTGCGGATGACGGGTCGTCATGCTGTCCGACATCGGTGTTGGTCGTGACCATGGCACTGCTGTCCTTTCGGAAACTACCGCTTCGTTGCGGAAACTGCCGTTCGCTGCACGGGGCGGGTCTCACACGGAGACACCGCCGGGGAGAGAGCGCCGTGGCGCTCAGGACTGTCAGGCCGAGATCACCACTGCGCCTGACTGCTCGATGGCCGAAGCCAGGGACTGTTCGGGCGCCTGGTCGGTGATCAGACCGGTGCAGTCGTCGAATCCGCAGACGCGGTGCGGAGCCACCCGGCCGAGTTTGCTTCCGTCGGCCAGCACGTAGCTGAGTGCGCTGTGAGCGAGGATCGCACGCTTGGTCGCGTTCTCCTCGAAGTAGAAGTCAGTCATCCCGGCTGCGCTGTCGACGCCGCCGGAGCCGAGAAACGCCATGTCGGCGTAGAGGCCGTTGAAGAAGTCCACTGTCAGAGGGCCGGAGCAGACCAGGTCGCCGCCCCGGATCCGTCCGCCGGGGACCAGTACGTCGACATGGGGGCGGGTGGACAGTTCGGCTGCGACGAGCAGGGACGGGGTCGCCACCGTCCCCCGGAAATCCGGCGCCAGGGCACAGGCGACCTGCAAGGCCGTCGTGCCGACGTCGATCACGACGGTCATGCCGGAATGGACCAGATCCGCGGCGGCTCGCCCGATCGCAGTCTTGGCCTGCTGCTGCGAAGCGGACCGTTCCGTGAAGGATGCTTCTTCGCCACTCAGACCGCGGACGACGGACAGCGCCGCCGCACCGCCGCGCACCCGCATGAGATGCCCCTGCTTCTCCATCTGTGCCAGGTCCCGGCGCACGGTCTCGGCCGAGACGCCGAGCTGCTCGGCCAGACTCTCGGTGCTGATCGTGCCGCTGCGCTCCACGACGGTGGAGATTCGACGGTGACGTTCGGCTGGCAGCATCCCGGCAACCTCGCTGACTGGATTCGTGGAAAAGTGACTGAGTATGCCTGGAAGTGTGGACGCATGACTGAAAATCGTCAAGAGTTGGCGCGAAAATCACCTTTCCCGCCACGCCGTGACCCGATCGGCAGGCGTACGACGC
This region includes:
- a CDS encoding NAD(P)/FAD-dependent oxidoreductase, translated to MTSTTLTPDVLIIGGGPAGLTAAAALAPRVRGEVLVLDREKDAGGIPRHSDHTGYGLRDLRRVMTGPKYARHLVKQATSAGATIRTETMVTHWAGDRAVEVTGPQGRLRVEAKAIVLATGARERPRAARRIPGDRPQGVYTTGQLQNIVHLHHGTVGSRAVIVGGELVSWSAAVTLREAGCATELMVSQYPRTESYAAFNVAGRALLRVPVANRSRVTRIIGKGRVEAVEIENLDTRARRTVACDTVVFTGDWIPDNELVRSGGLDLDPGTLGPLTDTALRTSRPGVFAAGNLLHPVDTADIAALDGLHVADQVEAWLTGTGEPAPGLRILADAPLRWVAPGLLRPGDPAPPRGRLLLWTDRSIRFPHVVVRQNGRVVSERTLPWPAAPGRVFRVPWSVMKGLSPQGGPVTIGLR
- a CDS encoding NAD(P)/FAD-dependent oxidoreductase, giving the protein MTDTTPHEPDHVYDVVVIGAGIVGSAIARDLSGHQLSVALVEARDDVGDGTSKANTAILHTGFDAKPGTLESRLVKRGYHLLSEYARSTGIPVEHTGAILVAWNAEELAALPGLKEKAEQNGYDRCQIVGADKVYELIPALGDGALGGLTVPDESIICTWTTNLALATDARQRGTEVLLNHAVTAVSVNTHSTTLTTTGGSVEARWVVNAAGLGADRIDRLFGHERFTVTPRRGELFVFDKLARPLVDKIVLPVPTSRGKGVLISPTIYGNVMLGPTSEDLTDRTATGTSEDGFAFLLDKGERLMPRLLTEEVTASYAGLRAAIDHGDYLIEPTPSQRYLLVGGIRSTGLTSGMAVAEHVHEVLEEAGLVLTARTELPGPPRMANIGEATVRPYQDADRIAADPEYGKVVCFCERVTAGEIRDAFQSPLPARNLEGLRRRTRAMNGRCQGFFCGAAVNRLLNEDGCGGAAVAPARPEVNS
- a CDS encoding polyprenyl synthetase family protein, yielding MTVVGPFGLSVRDHALEADVQAGLAAVESGLLDATKSGVPFITEAAQHLVHAGGKRFRPLLAMLAAQFGDPDAPGVVPAAVVVELTHLATLYHDDVMDEADVRRGVDSANTRWGNSVAVLTGDFLFARASHILADLGPEAVRIQAEAFERLVTGQILETAGPVDGRDPVEHYLDVMRGKTGSLIAVACRFGAMMSGADESAVDILTQYGERLGVAFQLADDVLDIASDSHESGKTPGTDLREGIPTLPVLHLRARAAAEGKPDDLELVELLDGDLSDDTRHAEVLRRLRAHPALEHARRDTIRYAQEARTTLAPLPEGYAKSALEEMCDAVVHRAG
- a CDS encoding APC family permease, giving the protein MVTTNTDVGQHDDPSSATGSGYKQEMRRELSRYASFAMAFGFVSIATGIFTTYGSVLNSSGPRGIFAWPISVIGQLSVALVFGALAARIPINGYAYQWVSRLVNPVWGWVMGWISFSFLGVVVVAVDYTVAATILPELLQYQGTIQNAWAITAVVILFQAILVAASTQLTHKVNKVAVTVQLIGMISLTVLLFVVGAFTGKLDFSTLFSAAPATSDGYYALGTATEAGPFALAFLLGAFTIVGFESAANLAEETKDPARVIPKAMAQAVLSLGVLGFLFLVAITALIDDPAKLAQSATPVATVITAVLGSTVGKALLVLVVVSIFSCGLVITMSGTRLVWAMSRDERFPGWQALRKVNPSRGTPLNATLFIFVVAELILACFSVSTDALFSLFSAATLLPAIIYAGTVLMYIVKRKSLPPTQGFSLGRWEIPVIVVASVWLGYELLIFRDQSFRDPWLYVLVLFALGAAYLAYLLVRRGVSGMSMPDMINIDETLDVTAAPATPGTANTTAKESKR
- a CDS encoding FGGY family carbohydrate kinase, with the protein product MSTILAIDQGTSGTKAIVVDERGKTIAIAEEELRPAYLSGGGVEQDPQELLDSVLNAGRRAVAAAGRPVDAVALANQGETVLAWDPRTGTPLSRAIVWQDRRAESICTALAEHAPWVARRSGLVLDSYFSAPKMAWLRRHVTTEGVVTTTDTWLVYQLTGEFVTDASTASRSLLMGLDEVSWDQELVDLFGLGSEKLPRIVGCDEVVGTTSAFGREVPVAGLVVDQQAALLAEGCLERGTAKCTYGTGAFLLANTGETALRSQAGLTSSVAWRTAEQTAYCVDGQVYTAASAVRWIRNLGFIGSASELDAVAAKESDGTLCVPALAGLAAPWWRPDATATFTGMTLSTGKEHLVLAVLQGIAAQVAALCGLVETDLGAPLSRLRADGGLTRSRTLMQAQADLAQVPLDIYASSHATPLGAAALARLALTPGLSLKEAVGDWNPVTVYEPVWSADRAAHYRSTWAAAAEATARKGELG
- a CDS encoding DeoR/GlpR family DNA-binding transcription regulator, with the protein product MLPAERHRRISTVVERSGTISTESLAEQLGVSAETVRRDLAQMEKQGHLMRVRGGAAALSVVRGLSGEEASFTERSASQQQAKTAIGRAAADLVHSGMTVVIDVGTTALQVACALAPDFRGTVATPSLLVAAELSTRPHVDVLVPGGRIRGGDLVCSGPLTVDFFNGLYADMAFLGSGGVDSAAGMTDFYFEENATKRAILAHSALSYVLADGSKLGRVAPHRVCGFDDCTGLITDQAPEQSLASAIEQSGAVVISA